The sequence below is a genomic window from Lolium perenne isolate Kyuss_39 chromosome 7, Kyuss_2.0, whole genome shotgun sequence.
gcagtaatatgagagcaattataacagtaacacagaggcaatgacaccagaaaatagttgatactacttctaatggcatataggaccgagtgagtatttgatgatgaaagatgacAGATGACAGATGGactggggttcccagctatctacactagtggtaactctccaataacaagtgttgggtgaacaaattacagttggtcaattgataggattgaaatagcattaagacagaacatccagtctattaattatatgtaggcatgttttccatatatagtcatacgtgctcgcaatgagaaacttgcacaacatcttttgtcctaccagccggtggcagccgggcctcaagggaatctactggtaattaaggtactccttttaatagagcaccggagcaaagcattaaaacttggtgaaaacatgtgatcctcatatataagccttcccctccagttatcccagttgctgtcactctggggcctcgggttccggacatagacatgtgcaaacaacttgtgtagatacaatctaagcaataattaaagagcttaaatctaagatcatgccactcgtgcactagtgacaagcattaaacacaacaaggttgcatcaacaataacttcacaaacttatatagatagactgatcataatgtaacaattcatcgcatcccaacaaacacaacaccgattacatcagatggatctcaatcatgtaagccagctcatgagatcattgtattgaagtacatgggagagagagtaccaactagctactgctagaacccgtagtccatgggggaactactcacggagcatgatggaggcggtggcgtcgatggagatggcttccgggggcacttccccgtcccggcagggtgccggaacagagacttctgtcccccgaaacggagtttcgcgatggtggcggcgctccgggagtctTTATGGAGTATTATCTGttgatgtagggttttcgcgtcgcgagagaatatataggcgaaagggcggcgcgagggggtgcccggggggcccaccccatatggcggcgtgccccccctccttggctgcgccccctatggtctggaggccgtgggcctccccctggcttgcccttctggctccgtgtgtccctcggagaAATAGGAGGTttgacttttgtttcgtcgaatttcgagaatattgcccgaacagcttttctggaaccaaaaacagcagaaaacaggaactagcacctcggcatctcgttaataggttagtcccggaaaatgcataaaaacattataaagtgtgagcaaaacatgtaggtattgtcataaaactagcatggaccatcagaaattatagatacgttggagacgtatcaagcatccccaagcttagttcctactcgccctcgtgtaggtaaacgataaaaagaataatttctgaagtgacatggtaccaacataatcttgatcaatactattgtaaagcatatgagatgaatgaagtgactcaaagcaatggtctatagtttgctaacaaatatatAATGACTaaacatatagcaaaaacttttcatgaatagtactttcaagacaagcatcaaaaagtcttgcataagagttaacccataaagcaatagattcaaagtaaaaggcattgaagcaacataaagtatgattgagtttcagcaattgctttcaactttcaacatgcatatctcatggataattgtcaacacaaagtaatataataagtgcaataagtaagcatgtaagaatcaatgcacacagttgacacaagtgtttgcttctaagatagaaagaagtaggtaaactgactcaatataaagtaaaagaaaggcccttcgcagagggaagcagggattaaatcatgtgctagagcttttcaagttttgaaatcataaagagagcataaaaacaaagttttgagaggtgtttgttgttgtcaacgaatggtagtgggcactctaacccccttgtcaaccagactttcaagagcggctcccatgaaggacgttatctctaccagcaaggtagatcatcccttttcccttttgtttacacatgtattttagtttcattattgatgacactcctcccaaccttttgcttacacaagccatggttaaccgaatcctcgggtgccttccaacattcacataccatggaggagtatctatttgcaaaattaagttgcttactgatagatcagggcaaaacatgtgaagagaattattaatgaaagttaattaattggggctgggcaccccgttgccagctctttttgcaaaattattggataagcggatgtatatgccactagtccatttgtgaaagtctgtcagaagtaaatgacaaggttgaaagataaacaccacatacttcctcatgagctataaaacattgacacaaataagagataatggctttttaattgtttaaaggtagcacatgaagtatttacttggaatggcaggaaaataccacatagtaggtagttatggtggacacaaatggcataggttttggctcaaggttttggatgcacgagaagcattccctctcattacaaggctttggctagcaaggttgtttgaagcaaacacaagtatgaaccggtacagcaaaacttacataagaacatattgcaagcattataagactctacactgtcttccttgttgctcaaacacttttaccagaaaatatctagaccatagagagaccaatcacgcaaaccaaatttcaacaagctctacggtagttctccactaataggtttaaactacatgatgcaagagcttaaacatgatctacttgagagctcaaaacaattgccaagtatcaaattattcaagacaatatgaagcattttctatttccaaccaaatatcaataagtgttGCGGCTCTCAGCTTCGctatgaacatgaaaaataaagcgaagaacaccagtgttcatatgaaaaagcggagcgtgtctctctcccacacaaggattgctaggatccgaatttattcaaacacaaacaaaaataaaagcacacggacgctccaagtaaagcacatatgatgtggaagaattaaaatatagtttcactagagatgacctgataagttgttgatgaagaaggggatgccttgggcatccccaagcttagacgcttgagtcttcttgaaatatgcttgggtgaaccacgggggcatccccaagcttaggctcttcactcttcttgatcacattatatcacccttctctcttgacccttgaaaacttctgccacaccaaacttctcataaacttcattagaggggttagtactcaaaaaactttaatccactttagttctgtagtgacacattgcaagaactcaataaaacattagctacagctctccacgtctagaaagccttacttaaagtccacaagagacaatgcaaaaaaaacagagacataatctgtcaaaacagaacagccagtaaacatgaACTTTtttgaggtacttccgttgctcaaatcagaaaactcaaaactaatgaaagttgcgtacatatctgaggatcacgcataaaTTTGTTCagaattttacgagtttcctacagagagatcaactcaaattcgtgacagctaaaaatctgtcactgcgcagaaatccaaatctagcatcaactttctattagagactttacttggcacaacaatgcaataaaataaagatacaaaggcattgctacagaagtaagaagcaccttgactcaaaaataaaagaaaaattgcaggaataaaataatgggttgtctcccataagcgcttttctttaacgcctttcagctaggcgcagaagattttaatgatgctcacatgaaaatagaaaatgaagcaaaaggagcatcaagaagcaaattcaaaacacatttaagcctaacccacttcctatgcataggaatcttgtacacaaataaattcatgaagaacaaagtgacaagcataggaagataaaacacaagtaacttcaaaattttcagcatgtagagaggtgttttagtaccatgaaaatttctacaaccatattttcctctctcataataatttccagaagcatcatgaacaaactcaacaatatcactatcacatacagcatgcttttcatgatctacaaacacataatttttatcaagctcaaaaatagtgggatcaaaactttcaaacccactttttaataatctataacaagatgatttatcattctcaagagatatgggactcctagatagagtcaagacctctccaatcccattttcattagtagtacaattaatattatcaagtaacataggaccatcatctagagctttatcataaaacatttgctaagcaaaactctttagtaccatgcatttcgatatcaggcacaaacaaagcattatcataaaatttatcaaaatagcatggattatcatagataacagtagtatAATTATTCTcataagttttactcatagggaatatttcaagagaatccacaggaacataacattcatcctcctttggtaagcatggaggacaatcaaatagtgtaagagataaagagttactctcattagaaggttggcatgggtagctaatccattcttcctccttttgttcatcactctcctcctctttttcatccaatgagctttcaggttcatcaatttcttcttccacaggttcctgcaaattgtgactgcattcttgtgcatgaatgagtctttctttataatcaatgatataaggatcattgctgtaatgttctatgcaataatcaaggatagaagagacataatctttaagatcattacaagcaacacaggtttcataatttttagccatgaaggattctatttcagaagctcccataaataaaacaaattgttctacttcttcgaacccaagatgaatatagttattccaatgatagttcgcaattaaaacttctttactaaagccacattggaatttaagatgtttagtatcctgtttagagcaacagtttatatcatggcgtttaagcaagattttagcaattgtattcaatttttctaacacggcactcatgactttaccctttcttgattctctataattcatatataattctataagctccatacaggttgtgggttcttccataacaacagtttttaatttttcggtttttcaaatttttatggattttcgggtatataagaaaaataaaacaagacaaaaacaaactagacaaaagtaacctaagcaaaacaatactagatagaaataaactaagcacaaataaactagacaaaagtaaactaagcaaaacaaaataaaataaaaacatagagagagaggtagagtgtactccccaggtgaacttatgagtagagctatgtgatgtctacgggtgcttctattcttgtagacagtgttgggcctccaagagcagaggtttatagaacatcatcaagtttcccttaagtggatcacccaaggtttatcgaactcagggaggaagaggtcaaagatatccctctgaagcaaccctgcaatcatgatacaagaagtctcttgtgtccccaacagggACGGAGGCAGGGGCGAGCAGGGGTcagaccccccccccccaatgCTTCGCCCCCCCTATGAACGTAGTACTAGTAATATCCTACTATAAATCGTTCAAATTGGCCGGAAGTAATGATGTAATTAGCCCAGTAATATTTAATCGTCCGCTGCACACCCTGAAGGCTGAAGCCCATGTACAAAACAGCCCATAGTGTAGGCTATCGTGGTGGAGCATCCAGTCCTGGACGTGGTGTTTCTAGCGATCGATCGATTACCATTGATCTAATCACCATCTGCCCTGCCGCCTCTATCTCCCATCTCGCTGCGACGCTGCCGCCTAGGGCTCTTGCCGTTGCGGCGCTGCCGTCTGTCTCCGCGACTCCGCCCCTGCAACTCTGGCAGCGTACGGCCGGCCGAGCAAGATATACGTCTACAGTCCGCTGCACTCTGAAAGAACCTGACGGTTTGTGCTGAACTGTTGATAACTTGGGTTACTTTTTTGGTGAATTAGAAGTTCAAACAGTAGTCAAGTAGGCTGTAGGCAAATACTCACTTGGTACGGTTCACTAATTAGTATAATGTATACCAATACCATCATATTTTATTGGTTGGATTAGTTTATTAATTTTTGTTCTTCCTAATTTTGtagttttaccgaaagatgaagaGAAAGGGACCATCAAAAATCAGGCGGGTAGATCATTTTTTCAAGCCAATTGCTTCCGGTTCAAACACCAACATTGCTAGCGCTGAAAATGCAAATCCATCCGACGAACAACAACCTGTAGTAGATGGCAGTTCCAGTCCAGTAGATATGGACAGTGATAATCAGAATATTATGGAGAGAGAAGAAATTTTAGAACAAGTTAGAATTGGAAGCACGCCATTTCAAAGGGATCTAGGTACGCGCCAGCAGATTTGGGAACTTCCTCTcgataagcaagaagaagcacgaCGATTCTATATTAGAGAGGGTCCTTATCAGCCATATATGCGAGAGTATCCATTTAATGGAACATCAAAAAATCGCCGTCGCTTCCAGTTTAGCTATTTCACAAATTTTCCTTGGCTCGAGTATTCACCTACCACCTATCGTGCATATTGTTTGCCTTGTTTTGTGTTTACGAAAAAACCAAGTGGCAAGTGCGGGTCAGATGCATTCACAGTTAAGGGGTTCATAAATTGGaagaaggtgaatgatggaaaagAGTGTGCTTTATTAACCCACATGGGCAAAGATTCCAACTCGGCTCATAATTTTTCAGTTCGTTGTTTTGACAACCTGAAAGATACTGTGACCCACATCGACACGGCGATAGTACGAGCATCTGAAAAAATGGTTATGGATGCCAGGCTAAGGCTTAAAGTTACTATTGATTCCATCAAGTAAGTAATATTGTTTTATCCTAGTAATTATAATATTACATACTGTACTAAGAAGGCTAGTAACAACTAACAACTTTTCCTTGTTGATTTCACCAGGTGGTTAACATTTCAAGCTTGTGCTTATAGAGGCCATGATGAATCAGCAGGATCCTTAAATCAAGGTAATTTTCTTGAGTTGGTAAAGTTGTTGGCTGCTTATAATAAGGAGGTGGATGCGGTTGTGTTGGATAACGCTCCACGGAATGCAAAGTACACCTCCCATCCCGTTCAGCAAGAAATTCTTCAGTTACTTTCTCGAAAAGTTTAGACGCAAATTAGAGAAGAAATTGGTACTAGCAAGTTTTGCATAATGgtggatgaagctcgagatgaatctAAGAAAGAGCAAATGGCATTGGTCCTCCGGTTTGTGAACAGTGAAGGATTCATAAAGGAGCGTTTTCTTGATGTCATTCATGTGACTGACACTGTTGCAGTGACTCTCAAACAGGCAATTTGTACTGTACTTGCAGACAATAATTTGAGTGTCCAAGATATCAGAGGACAAGGCTATGATGGGGCAAGTAACATGAGAGGTGAATGGAATGGACTAAAGGCTTTGATtctaaatgagtgcccttatgcctATTATGTACATTGTATGGCTCATCAATTGCAGTTGGCTCTTGTTGCATCATCAAGGGAGGTACATGAGGTGCACAACTTTTTTCAAAATGCGATTCAGATTATAAATGTTGTTAGTGCATCACCTAAGCGCAATGATCAGTTACTAGCAAAACAAGCTGAAGACATTGAACGTGAAATTGAGTTGGGCGAGCTTGATACAGGAAAAGGTGCTAATCAAATTGGCTCTTTACAGAGACCAGGGGATACTAGATGGAGTTCTCACTTCAAGTCGATTCAGAGCTTACATAAGATGTTTGGTGCTACAGTGGCAATCCTACAGAGTGTCTCTACTGACCGTTCAGTCAATCCATATTCCAGAGGAGATGCTGTAGGCGCTCTAACAAAAATTAAATCCTTTGATTTTGTGTTCATTATGCATCTAATGGAAAAAATTATGAAGATCACGGATGTCTTATGTCAAACACTCCAAAAGAAGTCCATTGACATTTTAAATGCATTGGATTCAGTTTCAAACACAAAAGTGTTGCTTGGTAAGCTAAGGGAAGATGGCTGGGAACCTCTTCTCAAGGAGGTTCAAGCTTTTTGTATGAAGCATGAGATTGAGGTGCCTGATTTGAGTCGCAGGTAATATCCGTCTCCTTGCATGTATGAAACATAATGTTATTTAACATATATAATTAATTCACTCTCATATTAATGTTTATTTCAAATTGTGTAGGTATGTTGATGTTAGAAAGTCCCGGAACAAGCATGATAACACAACAACATTACATCACTACAAGGCAGACGTGTTCTATGTTGCTATAGATCAACAGTTGGTTGAGCTGAATGACCGTTTTGGTGTTCAAAATACATAGCTCTTGAGACTCTGTGCATCTCtggacccaagacatgactctttTGATATGTCAAAAATATGCACGCTAGCGGAGAAATTTTATCCTGCAGATTTTTCTAGTCAAGAAAGGGTTCAACTGGAGTCTCAACTTCCGCATTTTCAGTTGGATGTTTGCAACAATCAAGAGCTAGTATGCTTGCCTTCACTTGCTGATCTGACTGTTGGACTAGCTAAAACAGGTAAAGCTTCTACATACTCAATGGTGGATAGACTACTGCGTTTAGTCATAACTCTTCCAGTATCTACTGCAACCACTGAGCGAGCTTTTTCGGCTATGAAACTAATCAAGACACGTCTTCGAAATAGAATGGGAGATGATTTTCTTCGGCACTATATGATTGTCTACATTGGAAAAGAAATAGCTGCCAAGATTAGTTGTGACGAAATTATCAACTTATTTGACACCGGTGGTCGGAGAGCACAGTTTAAGATAATAGACATGTAATTTTTCTTTTCATAGTGCTAAACATATATTTTCTGAGACTTAATATATCGTGAGATTTTTTCTCTTTTGTGTTCATTGAAATTTCGCCCCCCTCATCTTCAATTCCTGGCTCCGCCCctggtccccaacacacctaatacacttgtcagatgtataggtgcactagttcggcgaagagatagtgaaatacaattagtatggatgtatatgagtggtaatagcaatctgaaataaagatggcagcgagtaaacatgcaacagaacagtaaacaaacgagattcgatgtttggaaacaaggcctagggatcatactttcactagtggacactctcaacattgatcacataataaaaccactctacactctcttgttggatgacaaacaccattaattgtgtagggctacaagagcacctcaatgcggagttaacaagctccacaacattcgatgttcatatttaaataaccttagagtgcataatagatcattgcaattataccaagtactaacatagcattcaaactgtcaccatcacactatgaaaggaggaatagatcacatcaatactatcatagtaatagttaactccataatctacaagagattacaatcataacctacgccaagaactacatgatgcacacactgtcaccattacatcatgaaggaggaatagagtactttaataacatcactagagtaacacatagatgaatagtgatacaaagctcatatgaatctcaatcatgtaaggcagctcatgagatcattgtattgaagtacataggagagagattaaccacatagctaccggtacagcccttagcctcgagggagaactactccctcctcatgggagacagcagcgttgatgaagatggcggtggtgtcgatggagaagccttccgggggcacttccccgtctcggcggcgtgccggaacagagactcctgtcccccagatcttggcttcgcaatggcggcggctctggaaggtttctcgtaccgtggcttttccgtatcgatgttttaggtcagggagctttaaataggggaagaggcggagtcggaagggttacggggcagccacacaacagggggcgcgccccccctgggccgcgccggccacctgtgtgggccccatgtggctctcctctggtccctctcgggtgttctggaagcttcgtggaattataagatgctgggcgttgatttcgtccaattctgagaatatttccttactaggatttctgaaaccaaaaacagcagaaaacaggaactggcacttcggcatctcgttaataggttagttccggaaaatgcataaaatcatcataaagtgtgaacaaaacatgtaggtaatgtcataaaactagcatggaacataagaaattatagatacgtttgagacgtatcaagcatccccaagcttagttcctactcgccctcaagtaggtaaacgataacaaagataatttcttaagtgacatgctatcataatcttgatcatactattgtaagcatatgagatgaatgaagtgattcaaagcaatggtaaagacaatgagtaaacaactgaatcatatagcaaagacttttcatgaatagtactttcaagacaagcatcaataagacttgcataacagttaactcataagcaataagttcttagtagaaagctttgaaacaacacaaaggaagatacaagtttcagcggttgctttcaactttaacatgtttatgagtttatctcatggataattgtcaacacaaagtaatataacaagtgcaataggtaaacatgtaagaatcaatgcacacagttgacactagtgtttgcttctaagatagaaagaagtaggcaaactgactcaacataaagtagaagaatggcccttcgcggagggaagcagcgattaaatcatgtgctagagctttttaagttttgaaatcatatagagagcataaaagtaaagttttgagaggtgtttgttgttgtcaacgaatggtagcgggtactctaactaccttatcaaccagactttcaagagcggctcccatgaaggacgttatctctaccagcaaggtagatcatccctcttctcttttgtttacacatgtactttagtttcattatttatggatgacactcctcccaaccttttgcttacacaagccatggctaaccgaatcctcgggtgccttccaacattcacataccatggaggagtgtcttatttgcaaaattaagttgcttactgatagatcagggcaaagcatgtgaagagaattattaatgcaagttaattaattggggctgggcaccccattgccagctctttttgcaaaattattggataagcggatatgccactagtccattggtgaaagtctgtccgaagtaaatgacaagatcgaaagataaacaccacatacttcctcatgagctataaaacattgacacaaataagagataatagcttttgaattgtttaaaggtagcacatgaagtatttgcttggaatgacagagaaataccatgtagtaggtaggtatggtggacacaaatggcatagtttttggctcaaggatttggatgcacgagaagaattcctctcaataca
It includes:
- the LOC139833797 gene encoding uncharacterized protein gives rise to the protein MGKDSNSAHNFSVRCFDNLKDTVTHIDTAIVRASEKMVMDARLRLKVTIDSIKWLTFQACAYRGHDESAGSLNQVTLKQAICTVLADNNLSVQDIRGQGYDGLALVASSREVHEVHNFFQNAIQIINVVSASPKRNDQLLAKQAEDIEREIELGELDTGKVSNTKVLLGKLREDGWEPLLKEVQAFCMKHEIEVPDLSRRYVDVRKSRNKHDNTTTLHHYKADVFYVAIDQQLVELNDRFGVQNT